The sequence GTGACTTTGCTTATGAATTTGTAGAAGCAGGTAAAGGGTATGAAGGGCTGTCAAAACAAGATTACTACTTACTAGTCGAGATTCCAGAAGATTTCTCACAAAATGCCACTTCGTTATTAGAGAAAAAGCCGGAGAAGCTATCGCTGAATTATGTTCCAAATGAAGGCTATAATTTTTTATCGGCACAAATTGGAGAGTCAGCCATTAATGAAATTAAAGCCAGTCTTTCAACTTCTGTTTCGGAAATTTATGCGGAAACGATGTTTGATAAAATTAGTGAAATGGGAAGCGGCATTACAAAAGCGCATGAAGGGGCAGGAGAATTATTTGATGGTGCTAGTAAACTATCTGATGGAACGGAGGAATTAAAAAATCATCTTACATTAGTTGCAAGCAAGTCATTTGAATTAGATAGTGGAGTGAGTCAACTCCAAGTAGGTGCACAAGGCTTACAAAAAGGTGCCCTAGATTTATCAGTGGGGATTTCAGAATTAAACGAACAATTTGACCAAATAAGTGCGGGTGTTACGAGGTTAAAGGCTGGTACGGAGGAATTGCATGAAGGAGTCCTTCAATCCCAGTCAGGACTCTCAGAAGTTAAAAATGGGATGGGTGAAATTATCTCAAACACTTCTTTGTTAGAAGAAGGTACGACAAAATTAAGTTCGGGTGTTAATGAACTTAGTGTAGGCGTCGGTATGTTGGAAGCTCAATTAACACCACTATTAGAAAGTTTGCCGGAAGAACAGAAAGCTCAACTTCAAAGCGCGCTTCTTTCAATCAAAACTGGTAGTGCACAGCTTCAAGAAAATACTGAAAGTATATCAAGTAAGCTCGGATTGTTGAATGATGCTCAAAGAGCAGCTTTAGGGGGAGTGAATCAGTTAATAGAAGGATCACAAAAGCTATCAAGTGGTTCAAGTTTGCTGATAGATGGTCAAAATGAACTACTAAGTGGTTTACCAATATATAAAGAAGGCTTAATTGCTGCTGATGAAGGTGGGGAAAAGCTTGCTAACAGTTCCAAAATATTAACAAATGGAATCAATACACTATACTCAGGAAGTCAACAGTTATCAGATGCAACGGAAGAAATCGCTAAAGGTTCAGGAGATTTAGTTGACGGAAGTGTAAAGCTTTATGAAGGGAGCGAAGAGTTAACGTCTAAATTAGGTGAAGCAGCCGAAGAGGTGAATGCTGTAAACGCGGATGAAGAGACGTATAATCAAATTGGCGAACCAGTAAAAGTGGATAAAAATGTAGTGAATCATGTCCCTAACTACGGTACTGGATTTGCGCCATATTTTTTATCATTAGGGTTGTTCGTTGGAGCTTTATTGATTTCTATTGTCTATCCTTTGCGTGAACCTGCCTTGCGTCCTATCCATGCAACGTCTTGGTTCTTAAGTAAATTTACCGTGCTAATGGGAGTAGGAATTTTACAATCCTTAATCGCTGATGCCATTTTATTAATCGGATTGGATATTCAGGTTGAAAATGTCGGCTTGTTTATTATCACAACGATTGCGACGAGTTTAACCTATATAGCCCTGATTCAAGTCCTCGTTACTGTTTTGGGTGACCCTGGTCGATTTATTGCCATTGTGATTTTAATTTTGCAATTAACAACGAGTGCTGGGACATTTCCTATAGAGTTAATTCCATCGGTACTTCAGCCGATAGGCTCATATTTGCCAATGACCTATTCTGTCTCTGCATTTAAAGCTGTTATTTCAAGTGGTGATTTTGATTTTATGTGGTGGAATATTGGGATAATGTTAATATTTATGTTAGGCTCAATGCTTTTAACAGCTGGTTTCTTTAAAAAGCTTCATAAAAAGCAGTACTTTAAACA is a genomic window of Bacillus spongiae containing:
- a CDS encoding YhgE/Pip domain-containing protein, which translates into the protein MKKSLLYAELRDIILNRKVFIPIIAVLFIPILYSGMFLWAFWDPYTGLDDLPVAVVNNDEGADFEGETLYLGEELVKELRNSRDFAYEFVEAGKGYEGLSKQDYYLLVEIPEDFSQNATSLLEKKPEKLSLNYVPNEGYNFLSAQIGESAINEIKASLSTSVSEIYAETMFDKISEMGSGITKAHEGAGELFDGASKLSDGTEELKNHLTLVASKSFELDSGVSQLQVGAQGLQKGALDLSVGISELNEQFDQISAGVTRLKAGTEELHEGVLQSQSGLSEVKNGMGEIISNTSLLEEGTTKLSSGVNELSVGVGMLEAQLTPLLESLPEEQKAQLQSALLSIKTGSAQLQENTESISSKLGLLNDAQRAALGGVNQLIEGSQKLSSGSSLLIDGQNELLSGLPIYKEGLIAADEGGEKLANSSKILTNGINTLYSGSQQLSDATEEIAKGSGDLVDGSVKLYEGSEELTSKLGEAAEEVNAVNADEETYNQIGEPVKVDKNVVNHVPNYGTGFAPYFLSLGLFVGALLISIVYPLREPALRPIHATSWFLSKFTVLMGVGILQSLIADAILLIGLDIQVENVGLFIITTIATSLTYIALIQVLVTVLGDPGRFIAIVILILQLTTSAGTFPIELIPSVLQPIGSYLPMTYSVSAFKAVISSGDFDFMWWNIGIMLIFMLGSMLLTAGFFKKLHKKQYFKQVAE